GCCCCGTTCGAGCTGCCTCTGGATGGCTTCGTAGACGACGATGGCGTTGTCGACGAGCATGCCCAGCCCTACCGCCAGGCCGAAGAGGGTGACCAGGTTCAGGCTCTGGCCGGCCAGGTAGAGCAGCGCCAGGGCGATCAGCAGGCTGGTCGGCACGGCCAGGGCGACGACCAGCACCGCCCGCAGCCGACGCAGGAAGAGCATCAGCGCGGCGAGCGCGATCAGAAAACCCGTCGCCGTGAGTTTTTCCAGTCGGAAGATTTGCTTTTCGACAACGTCGGCAGCGTCGAAGTGGATCGAAAAACCGACGCCCCGCTCCTGGAACTCCCGCCGCAGGCGCTCGAGCCGCTCCCGCAGGGCGCGCCCCATGCGCACCAGGTTGGCGCTCTCGTTCTTGAAGATCACCAGGCCCACGGCGTTCTGACCGTCGACCCGGAAGAGGGTCGTCTCACGCCCGCCCGCCTGGTCGATGGCGGCCACGTGTCGCAGGCGGACCGGAGAGTCCGCAGCGAGCTGCACCTCCGCCAGGCTGACCACGGACGGCGGCCGCCCATCGACCAGTACCAACCGGCGCCCCCCGAAGCCATCGATGCGGCCCGCCGAACGCGGCGCCGCCAGCACGTCGGCCAGCCGCCGGGCCACCGCCTCGGGAGGCATCCCCCATGCCGCCAGTCGGGCCGGGGAGAGGTCGATGCGGATGCCATGGCGGGCGCCGCCGAAGATCAGCACCCGACTGACGCCGCCGACGCCGCTCAGCCGCGGCTCGATCTCCTCCTCGACCAGGCTGCGCAGGGCGTGGCGATCCACCGGCGCCGTCACCTGGACGACCATCACGAAGCGGCTCATGGCGGAGAAGTCGTTGGCGGCGCCCACGTCGATCGTGGTGCCCGGCGGCTGGCCGTGTCCGAGATCCGCCGCCAGTTGCCGCAACTCGAGTTCCCGCACCTTGATGTCGGTCCCCTTTTCGAAGCGCACCCGCAAGAAACCGGAGGCGCCGCGAATCTCCCCCTCGGTCTCCTGCACCCCATCGATGGAGCCGACCCGGGCCTCGAGGGGCATCAGGATCTCCCGCTCGACGACCTCCGGCGGCGAACCGGGGCGCACGAAGCTCAGGTCGAGGGTGTCGCCGCTGACCGGCGGAAAAAGCTCCACGGGAATCTTCCACCCGGCCAGCAGCCCGAGCAGGACCAGGGCGGTGAAGAACATGGCCGTGGCCACCGGTCGGCCAGCGGGCAGGGCCAGCCAGCTCATGGGACCCGGCGCCGGAAGCGCAGGCGATGCAGGAGCAGGTAGAGAGAGGGAATCACGAAGAGCGACGCGACGGTCGAGGCGAGCAGTCCGCCGATCACCGTCAGCGCGAGAGGAGCCCGCAGTCGAGCCGCCTCGTCCCAGCCGAAGGCCAGGGGCGCCAGGGCCAGCACCGTGGTCAGGGTGGTCATCAGGATCGGCCGCCAGCGAAGACCCGCCGCCCTTGCGATGGCCGGGGCGGCCTCCAGCCCCTCGACCCGGCGCCACCGCTCGGCGGTGTCCACCAGCAGGATCGCGTCGTTGACCGCCACCCCCGCCAACAGGATCAGCCCCAGCAGGGCCATCACTCCCAGGGGCCAGCCCAGGGGAACCATGACGCAGGCCACACCCACCAGGGCCAGGGGCACCGAGGCGAGAACCGTGAAGGGATGGAGCAGCGACTCGAACTTGCCCGCCAGCACCATGAAGACCAACAGCAGGGCCATCGCCAGCGCTCCGAGCAACTCCCCCAGGGCCGCCACACGCTCTTCCTCCTCACCCGCCAGGCGGAGTCGCAGGCCCGGGGGCGGCTCGAAGCCGGCGACCACTTCCTCGAGGGCCCGCACGGCCTGGGGATAGCTCACCCCCGGTGCCACCCGGGCGGTGACGCGCGCCACCCGTCGCTGGTTGCGGCGCAAAATCTCCCGCGCGCCCTCGACCTCTTCGAAGCGGGCCACGTCACCGAGGGCCAGGCGCTTGCCGCCGGTGGTGAAAAGGGGCAGCCGCTCGAGCTGATCCCGCCGGATGCGCGGGGTGTGCAGGGTGACCTCCAGCTCCTCGTCACCCCGCACCAGGCGGGTGACATCGAAGCCTTCGAGGGCCGCCTGGAGGCTGCGGGCCACCAGCTGCGGGGTGACGCCCAGGGCGTCGGCCAGGTTGCGGTCGATGACCACGTGCAACTCGGGCGGGCCACCTTCCAGCGAGGAGCGCACGTTCCACAGCTCCGCACGGGCCGCGGCCCGACGGCGCAGGGCCACGGAGGCCTCCCTCAGGTCGGCCAGGGAACGACCGCCGATCTCCACCGCCAGGGGCGCTCCCATGTGCCCCAGGGACCGGGCCAGGGCCGACCCGCCCAGTTCCCACTCCACCGAAAGTCCCGCCAGGGACGCCACCGCGTCCCGGGCGGCGGCCACGACCTCCCGCGCACCGGGCCCCTCCCCCGAAAGGGAGACGGTGATCCGAGCGGTGTTCTCCTCGAACTGCTCTTCCCGCACCTGGCGGTCGTCTTCGGGCAGCCGGCCGACCTCCGAGAGAATCGCCTGCGCGGTGCCATGACTCGCTTCCCGCAGGATATCCTCCACCCGGCCCGCCACCTCGGCGGTGGCCTCCACCGGCATGCCCGCTTTGGCCACCAGTCGCAGGGAGAAGCTCTGCGGATCCGCAGGCGGCAGCAATTCCGTCCCCAGGCGACCGAGCCCCCATCCGCTCCCCGCCACCGCCGCCGTCGCCGCCAGCAGGACGAGCCAGGGGTGCTCGACGGCGCGGCCGGTCAGCCTCTCGACCGCCCTTCGACCGGGATCGAAAGCCCGGACCCGCTCGCGGGGCAACAGCCATGTCGACAGGGCCGGAATCAGGAAAACCGCGGCCAGCAGCGAGACCAGCAGCGCCGCCATCACCGCCAGCGACAGCCCCTCCACCAGCCGCGCGGCCAGCCCCTGGACGAAGAGCACCGGCAGGAAGACGATGCAGGTGGTCAGGGTGCTCGCCCCGATGGCCCCGGCCACCTCTCCGGTCCCCTGGACGATGGCCTCCAGGCGTCCGCCCCCCGCATCCAGGCGGCGGTAGATCGCCTCCACCACCACGATGGCGTTGTCGACGAGCATCCCCGCGCCGAGGGCCAGGCCGGCGAGGGTCATCACGTTCAGGGAACGGTCGGCCAGGCGCATCACGAACAGGGTGGCGAAGAGCGAGACCGGGATCACCGCCGCGACCACCACGGTCGGACCGGCGGCGCGCAGGAAGAGCGCCAGCACTCCCACCGCCAACAACACTCCCAGCAGGGCGGCCCGCCGCACCTCCCGAATCGAAGACTCCACCACCCGGGCCTGGTCGACGATCACGCCGACCTCGACTCCCGGCAGGTCTTCCGCCAGCGGCGCGAGGGCCGCGCGCAACCGGCGCGAGACGTCCACCGTATTGGCTCCCGCCTCCTTGAAAATGGACAGGCTCACCCCTTCCCGCCCATCGATCCGTACCAGGTGCGTGATCTGTCGATCGGCCTCGTAGACCCGCGCCACGTCGCCCAGGTGGATCGGCCGCGCGCTCGGCTGCCCACTCGAGGGGTAGACCAGCACGACCCGGGCCACGTCCTCGCTGCTCTCGAAGCGCTGGCGGCTGCGCACCAGGTAGACCCGGCCTCCCTCCTCCAGGGTGCCCGCCTCGATATCCACGTTGGCCGCCTGCAGCCGCGCGGCGAGCTGCTCGAGGGACAGTCCGAGGGAGCCGAGAACCAGGGGGTCCACGTCGATCCGGATCTCCCGTTCCCGGCCGCCGAGCACCCGGGCCTCGGCCACGCCCTCGATGCGCTCGAGAGCGGGAGCCAGCCGTCGTCGCGCGATCCGCCGCAACTCGGCGAGGGCCCGCGGCCCTCCCGCGCCCACCAGGCCGAGGGTCATCACCGGGGATTGGCGGGGGTCGAAGCGACGAACCAGCACCTCGTCCACGTTCGGATCGGCCCCCATCGGTGCCATCGCCTTCTGCACCTCGATCAGCGCCAGGTCCATGTCGGCATCCCAGGCGAAGACCACCGTGGCGAGCAGCCGACCGGTCCGCGCCACCTGGGCGATCGAGCGGATACCGCGCACCGTGAACAGCCGTTGTTCGACCTGCTGGCCGTAGAGCTGCTCCATCTCCAGCGGCGGCCGGTTACCGGAGCGTATCGAGACGACGACGGTGGGCGACTCCAGGTCCGGCAGCAGATCGACGGGCAGAAGCCGGAAGGCCCGGTAACCGACGAGTACCGCCGCCAGCGCGATGACCACCATCGCCACGGGCCGGCGGGCGGCGATCCGGATCCAGCGTTCCACCGCTCAAGACCCCGTCACGCGCACTCGGCTCTCGTCGGCCAGGGTTTCGAGGCCCTTGACGACGATCTTCTCACCGGGTTCGACCCCGCTGAGCACTTCCACCACGTCATCGTCGCCCAGGCCGAGCCGCACCTCCCGCTCGGCCACTCTCTGGCCACGCAGCACGAAGACCACCTTGCGTCCCGAGCGTTCGGTGACCGCTTCGCGGGGCACCACCGTCACTCCCTCGCGGGTCTCGGCGATCAGCGTCGCCTCGACGAACATGCCGGGCCGGAGCACCAGGTCGGGGTTGGCGACTTCCACCTCGACCCGCAGGGAGCGGGTCTTGGGATCGAGGGTCGGCGCCAGGCGCAGCACGTGACCGGGAAAGGTGTGATCGGGCCAGCCGTGATGCCGCACCCGGGCCGGGAGTCCCACCCTCACCCGCGCGATGTCCGGACCGAGAATATCCACGTCGGCCACCACGGGGTCGAGAGGGGCGATGCGCGCGACGGTGAAACCCGCCGTCACCCGCTGGCCATCGGCCAGGGGCTGTCCGGTGGCGTCGCGCGCCAGTTCGAGGATGACTCCCGCGATGGGCGAGACGAGACGGGTCTGCTTTTCCGTGTAGCGGCTTCGCTCGACCTCGAGGCGGGCGTCGGCCAAAGCGGCCTCGGCCGCGATCAGTTCTTGCTCGGCGATCAGTCCGGCCTCGAAGAGCTTCTTCTTCGAGTCGTAGTCGCGCAGCGCCGTCAGGTAGCGCCGTTCGGTCGACTCGGTACGTGCCGCCAGGCGGACTTCCTCGCCGCGAATCGCGGCGATCGCCTGCCCCCGGGTCACCAGGTCACCTTCCGCCAGTCGCCGACCACCCTCCTTCAGACGGGCGATCTCCAGCAAACCGGGCGATTCCACCGTCAAGGCGACGACCTCGCTGGCCCGCACGCTGCCGGTGGCCACGATCCCGTCTTCCACGTCAGCGGTGCCCACCGCCTGCACCCGCACCGGGACACGGAACTCGATCTTTTCCTCGCGCGCCTGGGGCGAGCAGGCCGCCAGGCCCGCTCCCGCCAGGAGGAGCGGCATCCGGCTCCACCGCCTCCTCATTCGCGAACCTCCCCTCCACCTCCCGGCGGCCGAGTGCGCCTCCAGCGGAGCGCGTCGAAGAAAAGCAACCGCGTGTTCTCGTCCGCCGTTATGGAAACCTCCACGTCTCCCTCCAGCAGATCCATGGTCTCCACCGGATACCAACCCGGCTCGTCGAACTCCAGCTTCCAGGAGAACTCTCTTCCCTCCGAGGCCTCTTCGACGCCGAAGTGCCAGCTTCCCGTGGGGGCCGCGGCTCCCGGCGTCCCAGCATAGTGCACTTCGAGCGTCCATTCTCCCGCCTCGGGCAGTCGCGCGGGCACCACCACCCGGTGTTCGCCCGGCTCGGCCCGCACAGCGGCCAGGGTGTGGCGATAGCGCCCCGCGGCGCTGAGACGCTCGACCCTGGCCCAGTTCCGCAGACCGCTGCCGGAAAAGGCCCGGGCCGGCAGCCCGTGGTCGAGTTCTTCCCGGCGGCCGACGCTCCGGCGAAACCAGCCGCCCGCCTCGGGCGCGATGAAGCGGATGTCCGGATCGAGATCGTCGACGAAGACGAGATCCCCGTCCGGCGGAGGCGGGGACCAGGGCCGGGTCCCGTCGAACGGCGCCACGGCGCGCACCCGCTCCGCTTCGGCGGTGTCGAGGGGCACCTCGAAGGCACCGCGGTTCTCGGCCAGGTAGGGCTCGATCTTCACCGCGGCCGGCGGCACGCTGCTGAGCATGCCGATCTCCACCCCGACGCCTGCATCGAGGCGAATCGGATCGCTCAGCCGGCTGGCGGCCGCCTGGCCCTCGCCCTCGAGGTCGGCCCGGACGCGCAGCAGGCCGGGGGCCGCGCCGTCGTTGGCCACACGCACCAGCAACTGGTAGCGGGGTGTCCCGTCGGCCGCGTCCTCGAGGCGATAGACTTCCGCCGGGGCCCCGCGGAACGCCGGCAGCTCCGTCGTCTCCATCCCCAGGCGCAACCACTCCGCCAGGTCGGGGTCGATCCCGCCGGCCAGGTCCAGGTAGTCTTCGAGACCGTAGCCGGCCGTACCACCGTCCTGCACCAGGCCGGCGAGCAAGGCTCCGCTCCGCTCCCGTCCCAGCGCATCGATCAGCGAACGACTCAACGCGCCGCCCTTGAGCGTGAGCACATCGATCGCCTTCTGCGGGTCCCTGTCGGGATCCAGGTCCACGAGGCTGGTGGAAAGAGCCGCCTCCCACACGGAAGGCCGGCTGGTCATCAATGTCGCCAGCGCGGCGGCGAACCCTTCGTCCCGGTTCTTCATGTAGCGGGCTATCGCCTGGCCGATGACCCGGGAGCCTCGACGACCCATGAAGACCCGGGTCGAGAAATAGGATGCCTCGCCGGTCAGCAGCCGGGAGGCGAGCACCTCGTTGACGAAAGCCAGCGCCTCTCCACCCGGTCCCCGCGGCGCGGTGCGGAAATCCACCAGCGTGCGGGCCGCGTTGACCAGCGGGTTGCCACCGACCGTATCGCCCCGGACGAAAAGCAGCGTCCGATCGAAGATCGCCCGGGCCTTGCCCCCCTCGTACGTGGCCGGGTCGGCATCGTCCAGTTTTTCGAAAGCCACGTCGAAGCGGGCCGTGGGGAGTCCCGACTCCCGCATCAGCACGACCCCCGGCTGGGCCTGGACCGAATCCCGGCGCCAACCGCCGCCATAGCCCCTGAGCGCATGGGGCACCTCGACCAGCGTCAACACCTTTCCGGGAACCGGCAGACCCAGTTCCCGGGCATCGCGCACCAGCCCGGCCAGGTACTCGCGCAGCTCCCCCTCCGCCAGCGCCAGCACCGCCAGACGCTCGAGGTGTCCCGGTTCGACAAGAGCCCGGAAGGTCACGCCTTCCACCTCGAGGCTGCGCTCGGCGTAAGGCCCGGCGAAAAGCCCGATGGGGGGCAGAGGAACCTCCCCGTCGATGCGCCACACCTCGCCCCCGCCGGCGCCCGGGGCGACGGGCGCCGTCACACCGGGGCCGGCGAGTTTCCACCCGGCGGGAGCCTCCACGTCGATCCGCACGCGGTGCAGGTCCCGGGGATGGACCCGCGGAGAGCCCCGCCCCACCTCGGCGCCCATCGCCGGCAACCAGCGGCAGCCGGCCGGCAAGGCCACCAGCCCCCGCTCGTAGATCGCGTTTTCGAAACCGAAGAGAAAGACGTTCCCCTCATCGGTCTTGGCCTCGAGGGGATGGTAGGCGTGGTCGATGTACGCGAAGAGCGGATCGGGCAGACCGCCCGCCTCCAGGTCGAAACTCAGGCTGTCTCCGGCTTCCAGGACCCCGGGCAGATCGAATTCGAGCAGGCCGTCGCCCTGGGAGAACTCCAGTTCGTGACCGCCGACCGCAAGACGCTCGACCACCAGGCCGGGGTTGAGGGAAAGCAGCAGGTGATCGAGGGACGTGTCGCCGGCGGCGGCCACCGTCAGGCGCAGATCCAGGTCCAGCCGCCGGCCCGGATCGAGCTTGACCCGCCCCTCGATGAGCTGCAGGTCGGCCACCGCCTCCGAGGCCCGTGCGGCGTGAACCCGCTCCCAGTGATGCAGGCGCCGGATATCCGCCCCGTTGGACCAGGAGAGCATCACCACCAGCAGCGCCCCCGCCGCGGTGCAGACCGCGGCGGCGGTCACCCGGCCCGGGGATCGACTGTCGTCCCGACGGGGATGGACCAGCGCCGCCAGGAGCAGCAGGCCCAGGGTCAACGACAGGTATCCGACCCGCTGGGCCACCACCGGCCATCCGGGAAGCCACGTGGACAGATCGGAGGGGAAGTTCAGCGAATAGGCCCCGGTGATGTCGATCGCCTGGACGAGGAAGAAGGGGACGGGGATCCATCCCGAGAGTACCGAGAAAAGCAGGCCCCAGGCGACCAGCAGGACCAGGGCTGCCGCCAGCCGGTGGCGCAGACCCAGGGACACCAGGTAGACCAGGGCAATGACCAGGCCGAGGGCCGGCAGGGCACCCGCACTGACCATGAGCACCGCCGAGACCGTCTCCGGAGCCTCGCCGAAGATGCCCCCGACCCCCACCATGAAGCCGAAGATCAGCAGCATGGGAATCCAGGAGGCGATCAGCAGTCCCAGCCAGCGGCCCGCCAGCATTTCCAGGTTGCCGGCGGGCTTGGCGTCGAGAACCTCGTGGATGCGCTCCCTTACGTCTCGTGCGCGGACGTCGAAGGCGAGAAAGATCACACCCAGCAGGTAGAGCAGGATGAAGTTGGCCCCGTAGCTGCCGGCGAAATAGCGTGGATTGATCAGGGCGAAGCTGGCCGCGTGGGTCGAGGCGAAGTAGTGAATCGAGGCGTGATAGGTGAACAGGGCCAGCGAGAAGACCACGGCCACGAAAAGGAAGATCCAGTAGCGCACCAGGCGACGGGTGAGCCGCATTTCCATCGCCGCCATCGCCCACAGCCTGCTGAAACCGGCCATCAGGACACCTCCGGGAGAATCGAACCGTGCCCGCCACGCCGGGCCATGAACGCCAGGTAGGCTTCCTCGAGGGTCGGCTCGCGCACTTCCCGGGCTCCCGCCGGCGGGGCAGCGCCGACCAGCACGACCCGGGCCGCTGACGCCGTGCGGGAAACCTCTTCCACGCCTTCCGCCGCGGCCTGCCCCGGCTCCACCTCGAAAACCCGACCCCTGGCCGCAGCCACCAGGCGCGCCGGAGAACCGTGGAAGACGATCTCGCCCCGATCGAGCAGGGCCACCCGGGCGCAGCCCGCGCCCAGGTCCGCAACGATGTGGGTGGAGAGCAGAACCACCCGTTCCCGGCCGAGTCCGGCCATCAGTTGCCGAAAGCGGATTCTCTCCTCGGGGTCGAGACCGACGGTGGGCTCGTCCACCACCAGGACGGGGGGATCCGCCAGCAGCGCCTGGGCCACCCCCAGGCGCCTGAGCATGCCCCCCGAGAGCTTCTTGACCTTGCGCGAAGCCACCGGCTCGAGCCCGACCGCCGCCAGCACTTCCCCCACGCGCCTCCGGCGGAGGGCGCGATCGTCGAGCCCCGCAAGCCGGGCCAGCGTGTCGAGCACCTCCTCCACCCGCTGCAAGCGCCAGGCGCCCCACTCCTGGGGCAGGTAGCCGATCACGCGCCGCACCTGGAGCCGCTGGCGGACCGTGTCGAAGCCGCAAACCTGGACCCGCCCCTCGCTGGGCTCGAGCAGCGTGCAGACGATCCGCATCAGCGTGCTCTTGCCCGCGCCGTTGGGACCAAGCAGGCCGAAGAGCCCCGGTCCGATGTCGAGACTCACGGCGTTGAGAGCCTGGGTTCCCCCCGGATAGAATTTGCTGACGGACTCGATGCGGATCGAAGCCTGGATGCCATCGCTCATGTCCACCTCCAGCCGGGCGCCCTTTATACGTCTTCCCGCCTGAATCGTTGACGCGATCTTCCCCTCGAGCGGCCCGTGTTCGGCCGAGCGGTTGTCGGCACGCGGTCAGCGGAGGGTGTCACGAGACCGACGCCGGGCGGTGGGAACGCCGACGGAAAGTCGACGCTCGAGTGGCCGCCGGCCCACCACCGCGCCCTCCTCCTCCCCTCCGGGGCGCGCTTTCCGGTCAGCCGGATCTACGCCCGAGCCGCGGCATGAATCTTGAATACATCCGGGAGCCGCCCCTCTGAGCGGCAAGGGAGCCTTTTTCATGAACGATCAGCGAGAAGCCTGCCCCGCGGCGGGCACCAGCCCCCTCGGCGGACCTCTGAGCATCGAGTTGCTGCCGGCCGACGAGAGTCGCGGACATTGCCCAACCCTCCAGGTCGACGGGACCGTCTGGCACGACCCGGTCCAGCCCTACGCCGAGGTCCTGCCCCTCGAGGGCCGAAGGCCCCAGGTGGTGGCCCTGCTGGGGGTGGGCCTGGGTTATCCCGTCGCCGGCCTGCTGGCCCTCGACCCCGCCTGCCGCATCGTCGCCTGGGAACCCGTCCCCGGCCTCGCCGAGTCGTCTCGCCGCTGGCTCGAGGAAGAGTGGGAGTTGGGCGACGCCGCTGAAGTCTGGGTCGAAGAAGACCCCGCCGACTTCCAGGCCCGGCTTCTCGAGGCCTGCCGCCATGCGGACAGCCTGGCGGTCGTCCGTCTCGCCGCCATCGAAAAGGCGCATCCCGAATGGGTGGAGCGTTTCGACCAGATCGTCGGTGAGGTGGTCGATGCCGGGACCCTGACTCTCCTGCCCCGGGCCACGGACTCCGAGCGCTGGGCCCGGCTGGCCGAAGGCGTCGAGGGCGCCCGGGGCAAGGCCCTGCTGCGCGAGGTGGCGGGGTGCTGGAAGGGAGCGACGGCCGTTCTCGTAGCCGCTCCGCCGTCCGCCGTGGTCGTCGAGCGCTGGCGCGAGAACCGGGAGGCGTGGGCCCTGGTCGCCACCCCGGAAAGCGCCCTCGCCCTGAGCGAGGCGGGGCTGAGCGCCGACCTGGTCGTGGTGGGCAAGAGCCAGGCGCCCCCCGAGTCGATGGCCCGCGCCCTCGCGCCGTCGGTGCTGGCGATCACCCCCGACAGTCACCCCCAGTGGTGGAACACGCCCGCGGCAGGACACCTGGTCCTTCCGCACACCGGCTGCGGCTGGCTCGTGGAGGCGGGGGATCCGGGCCGCATCACCACCTTCCGCTTCGGCGCCGAGATCCCCATGGCCATGGCGGCGATGGTGCTCGGCGCCACGCGGGTCCGAACCTGGGGTTTCACCGATTCCGCCGATGCCGGGTGGAACCTGGTCGCCGCCTCCCGGCGACGGGACCTGGTGCTCTCGCGGATCGCCGCCAGCAGTGGCG
This DNA window, taken from Acidobacteriota bacterium, encodes the following:
- a CDS encoding ABC transporter permease translates to MAGFSRLWAMAAMEMRLTRRLVRYWIFLFVAVVFSLALFTYHASIHYFASTHAASFALINPRYFAGSYGANFILLYLLGVIFLAFDVRARDVRERIHEVLDAKPAGNLEMLAGRWLGLLIASWIPMLLIFGFMVGVGGIFGEAPETVSAVLMVSAGALPALGLVIALVYLVSLGLRHRLAAALVLLVAWGLLFSVLSGWIPVPFFLVQAIDITGAYSLNFPSDLSTWLPGWPVVAQRVGYLSLTLGLLLLAALVHPRRDDSRSPGRVTAAAVCTAAGALLVVMLSWSNGADIRRLHHWERVHAARASEAVADLQLIEGRVKLDPGRRLDLDLRLTVAAAGDTSLDHLLLSLNPGLVVERLAVGGHELEFSQGDGLLEFDLPGVLEAGDSLSFDLEAGGLPDPLFAYIDHAYHPLEAKTDEGNVFLFGFENAIYERGLVALPAGCRWLPAMGAEVGRGSPRVHPRDLHRVRIDVEAPAGWKLAGPGVTAPVAPGAGGGEVWRIDGEVPLPPIGLFAGPYAERSLEVEGVTFRALVEPGHLERLAVLALAEGELREYLAGLVRDARELGLPVPGKVLTLVEVPHALRGYGGGWRRDSVQAQPGVVLMRESGLPTARFDVAFEKLDDADPATYEGGKARAIFDRTLLFVRGDTVGGNPLVNAARTLVDFRTAPRGPGGEALAFVNEVLASRLLTGEASYFSTRVFMGRRGSRVIGQAIARYMKNRDEGFAAALATLMTSRPSVWEAALSTSLVDLDPDRDPQKAIDVLTLKGGALSRSLIDALGRERSGALLAGLVQDGGTAGYGLEDYLDLAGGIDPDLAEWLRLGMETTELPAFRGAPAEVYRLEDAADGTPRYQLLVRVANDGAAPGLLRVRADLEGEGQAAASRLSDPIRLDAGVGVEIGMLSSVPPAAVKIEPYLAENRGAFEVPLDTAEAERVRAVAPFDGTRPWSPPPPDGDLVFVDDLDPDIRFIAPEAGGWFRRSVGRREELDHGLPARAFSGSGLRNWARVERLSAAGRYRHTLAAVRAEPGEHRVVVPARLPEAGEWTLEVHYAGTPGAAAPTGSWHFGVEEASEGREFSWKLEFDEPGWYPVETMDLLEGDVEVSITADENTRLLFFDALRWRRTRPPGGGGEVRE
- a CDS encoding ATP-binding cassette domain-containing protein; this encodes MSDGIQASIRIESVSKFYPGGTQALNAVSLDIGPGLFGLLGPNGAGKSTLMRIVCTLLEPSEGRVQVCGFDTVRQRLQVRRVIGYLPQEWGAWRLQRVEEVLDTLARLAGLDDRALRRRRVGEVLAAVGLEPVASRKVKKLSGGMLRRLGVAQALLADPPVLVVDEPTVGLDPEERIRFRQLMAGLGRERVVLLSTHIVADLGAGCARVALLDRGEIVFHGSPARLVAAARGRVFEVEPGQAAAEGVEEVSRTASAARVVLVGAAPPAGAREVREPTLEEAYLAFMARRGGHGSILPEVS
- a CDS encoding efflux RND transporter permease subunit, with the translated sequence MERWIRIAARRPVAMVVIALAAVLVGYRAFRLLPVDLLPDLESPTVVVSIRSGNRPPLEMEQLYGQQVEQRLFTVRGIRSIAQVARTGRLLATVVFAWDADMDLALIEVQKAMAPMGADPNVDEVLVRRFDPRQSPVMTLGLVGAGGPRALAELRRIARRRLAPALERIEGVAEARVLGGREREIRIDVDPLVLGSLGLSLEQLAARLQAANVDIEAGTLEEGGRVYLVRSRQRFESSEDVARVVLVYPSSGQPSARPIHLGDVARVYEADRQITHLVRIDGREGVSLSIFKEAGANTVDVSRRLRAALAPLAEDLPGVEVGVIVDQARVVESSIREVRRAALLGVLLAVGVLALFLRAAGPTVVVAAVIPVSLFATLFVMRLADRSLNVMTLAGLALGAGMLVDNAIVVVEAIYRRLDAGGGRLEAIVQGTGEVAGAIGASTLTTCIVFLPVLFVQGLAARLVEGLSLAVMAALLVSLLAAVFLIPALSTWLLPRERVRAFDPGRRAVERLTGRAVEHPWLVLLAATAAVAGSGWGLGRLGTELLPPADPQSFSLRLVAKAGMPVEATAEVAGRVEDILREASHGTAQAILSEVGRLPEDDRQVREEQFEENTARITVSLSGEGPGAREVVAAARDAVASLAGLSVEWELGGSALARSLGHMGAPLAVEIGGRSLADLREASVALRRRAAARAELWNVRSSLEGGPPELHVVIDRNLADALGVTPQLVARSLQAALEGFDVTRLVRGDEELEVTLHTPRIRRDQLERLPLFTTGGKRLALGDVARFEEVEGAREILRRNQRRVARVTARVAPGVSYPQAVRALEEVVAGFEPPPGLRLRLAGEEEERVAALGELLGALAMALLLVFMVLAGKFESLLHPFTVLASVPLALVGVACVMVPLGWPLGVMALLGLILLAGVAVNDAILLVDTAERWRRVEGLEAAPAIARAAGLRWRPILMTTLTTVLALAPLAFGWDEAARLRAPLALTVIGGLLASTVASLFVIPSLYLLLHRLRFRRRVP
- a CDS encoding efflux RND transporter periplasmic adaptor subunit, with the translated sequence MPLLLAGAGLAACSPQAREEKIEFRVPVRVQAVGTADVEDGIVATGSVRASEVVALTVESPGLLEIARLKEGGRRLAEGDLVTRGQAIAAIRGEEVRLAARTESTERRYLTALRDYDSKKKLFEAGLIAEQELIAAEAALADARLEVERSRYTEKQTRLVSPIAGVILELARDATGQPLADGQRVTAGFTVARIAPLDPVVADVDILGPDIARVRVGLPARVRHHGWPDHTFPGHVLRLAPTLDPKTRSLRVEVEVANPDLVLRPGMFVEATLIAETREGVTVVPREAVTERSGRKVVFVLRGQRVAEREVRLGLGDDDVVEVLSGVEPGEKIVVKGLETLADESRVRVTGS